A single genomic interval of Pyrus communis chromosome 5, drPyrComm1.1, whole genome shotgun sequence harbors:
- the LOC137734871 gene encoding membrane steroid-binding protein 1-like: MALQLWETLKEAIVAYTGLSPATFFTILALLVAVYHVASGLFGSSHNHRQLDRNMEEMQPLPPPVQLGEITEDELKQYDGSDAKKPLLMAIKGQIYDVSQGRMFYGPGGPYALFAGKDASRALAKMSFEDKDLTGDISGLGPFELEALQDWEYKFMSKYVKVGSIKSTAPGTEGESTGETATAADQEATKPAEDIPSDSPAVKSEETSSSAEAEPE; encoded by the exons ATGGCTCTGCAACTGTGGGAAACACTGAAAGAGGCGATCGTGGCCTACACGGGCCTCTCTCCGGCGACCTTCTTCACTATCCTAGCTCTCCTCGTGGCCGTCTACCACGTGGCGTCGGGGCTGTTCGGGTCGTCCCACAACCACCGTCAGTTGGACAGGAACATGGAGGAGATGCAGCCTCTCCCGCCTCCTGTCCAGCTTGGCGAGATCACCGAAGACGAATTGAAGCAGTACGACGGCTCCGATGCCAAGAAGCCTTTGCTCATGGCTATCAAGGGTCAGATCTATGACGTGTCACAGGGCAG GATGTTTTATGGACCTGGTGGGCCGTATGCTCTGTTCGCAGGCAAAGATGCTAGCCGAGCTCTTGCTAAAATGTCTTTTGAAGACAAAGATCTGACTGGTGATATCTCGGGTCTTGGTCCATTCGAGCTCGAGGCCTTGCAGGATTGGGAATACAAGTTCATGAGCAAGTATGTCAAGGTTGGATCCATTAAGAGCACAGCTCCGGGAACTGAAGGAGAATCCACTGGTGAAACCGCTACAGCCGCTGATCAAGAAGCTACTAAGCCTGCTGAAGATATTCCATCCGATAGTCCAGCTGTTAAATCTGAGGAAACCTCATCCAGTGCTGAAGCTGAACCAGAGTAA
- the LOC137734530 gene encoding F-box/LRR-repeat protein At3g48880-like: MACDNSPMTLGRWEDLSADILWKILDCFDNTSESDDSSSAKGKVNCSAVCKKWRSTLCDPRLWNTLDLSTMKSHFIKTLDKPYVYVCSRSEMALSRALKISLSLSQRNITTLIFNLQLYVPNDLFIYTAERCPNLKRLVMPSWNKIEINGIRKAIGCWKGLESLTIGNIEWTEFLFLLKAISNNCKIFSELKLIGARNPTCNLALELVKYLPNLKVLSLRCSMFVKEALTTMLDGLQNLQVLNVSHCLVLAEIPQRGQDVVIVRELDRSVVHKASRLRRFITCMHMQDDDSSCVMCMRNRNDEGIVRWYRYEEGLWKEDEVKSLAV; encoded by the exons ATGGCATGCGATAACTCGCCTATGACTTTGGGAAGATGGGAAGACCTGAGTGCTGACATATTGTGGAAGATTTTAGACTGCTTTGACAACACCTCTGAATCTGATGATTCATCTTCCGCCAAAGGAAAGGTTAACTGTAGTGCCGTTTgcaagaagtggcgttcgacgCTGTGTGATCCTCGGCTTTGGAACACACTTGATTTGTCGACGATGAAATCACACTTCATCAAAACCCTGGATAAAccttatgtttatgtttgcagcCGTTCCGAGATGGCACTGAGTCGTGCCTTGAAGATTTCTCTGAGTCTCAGCCAGAGGAACATAACCACGTTGATTTTTAATCTCCAGTTATATGTTCCCAATGATCTCTTCATCTACACCGCTGAAAG GTGCCCAAATCTGAAGCGACTAGTCATGCCATCCTGGAACAAAATAGAGATTAATGGTATCCGCAAGGCCATCGGCTGTTGGAAAGGCCTTGAATCCCTGACAATAGGGAACATAGAATGGACCGAGTTTCTCTTCCTCTTAAAGGCGATTTCAAACAACTGCAAAATTTTCAGTGAGCTAAAATTGATAGGCGCCAGGAATCCGACATGTAACTTGGCTTTAGAACTAGTTAAATATCTTCCAAACCTCAAGGTTTTAAGCCTTCGATGCTCAATGTTCGTGAAGGAAGCTTTAACCACGATGCTAGACGGTCTGCAGAACCTGCAAGTTCTCAATGTATCGCATTGCCTTGTTTTGGCTGAAATCCCTCAGCGCGGTCAGGATGTTGTAATTGTTAGAGAGCTTGATCGATCCGTTGTTCACAAGGCTTCGAGGTTACGAAGATTTATAACATGCATGCACATGCAGGACGACGACTCGTCGTGCGTCATGTGCATGAGGAACAGAAACGACGAGGGGATCGTGAGGTGGTATAGATACGAAGAAGGGTTGTGGAAAGAAGATGAGGTGAAATCACTTGCAGTTTGA
- the LOC137734727 gene encoding DNA mismatch repair protein MSH3 isoform X1 — MGKQKQQVISRFFAPKPKTPDPSSPSSSSFSPSSPPSNPKDPSTPPPKITATVAFSPAKRALLSSQLAVSSSPKPAKLPKLSPHTHNPIPAAPNPSLHQKFLQKLLEPASDVPEPPPSSNQPAKFTPLEQQVVELKKRHPDVLLMVEVGYKYRFFGEDAEIAARVLGIYAHMDHNFLTASVPTFRLNVHVRRLVSAGYKVGVVKQTETAAIKAHGSNRAGPFDRGLSALYTKATLEAAEDVGGKEEGCGGDCNYLACVVDKSVSVENVDGGVESGVEVKIGIVAVEVSTGDVVYGEFDDNFMRSGLEAVVLSLSPAELLLGKPLSKQTEKMLLAFSGPASNVRVERVSRDCFKDSVAFTEVMSLYENMEGGDLTDHPKINTDVKEQSNKHLGIEGIMNMPNMAVQALALTIHHLKQFGLERILHLGASFRPLSSSMEMTLSANALQQLEVLKNNADGSESGSLLQSMNHTLTIFGSRLLRHWVCHPLCDRTMISARLDAVSEIAESMGSSISPHNIEQLDVEDSFATNLNPELTYILSSVLTTLGRSPDIQRGITRIFHRTATPPEFIAVIQAILYAGKQLQQLQIKEEGSKGNAMGKSVRSELLRKLILTASSSTVVGKAAKLLSALNKEAADKQDLLNLIVSDGQFPDVAKARKEVQLANEKLDSLISLYRKQLGMRKLEFLSVSGTTHLIELPLDVKVPSNWVKINSTKKTVRYHPPDVLTALDHLALASEQLTVVCRAAWDSFLSGFGKYYAEFQAAVQALASLDCLHSLAVLSRNKNYVRPVFVYDDEPVQIHISSGRHPVLETILQDNFVPNDTDLEADGEYCQIITGPNMGGKSCYIRQVALIAIMAQVGSFVPASSAKLHVLESIFTRMGASDSIHQGRSTFLEELSEASHILHNCTSRSLVIIDELGRGTSTHDGVAIAYATLNHLLEQKRCMVLFVTHYPKIAHIRTEFPGLVEAYHVSYLTSNRDMGSTGIQSENQDVTYLYKLVPGVSERSFGFKVAELAQLPSSCIRRATVMAARLEAVVSSRTRNRDDKKWLLKSLPTDQKQEEQDVMLESPKCLRAGWSSILGEIDGAPYEKFFTNLKTTLLDDSDPVKSLQNLNHTRSIARELIDSPPRK, encoded by the exons ATGGGAAAGCAAAAGCAACAAGTTATTTCCCGCTTCTTCGctcccaaacccaaaaccccagACCCCTCAtctccttcctcctcctcattTTCTCCCTCATCACCGCCGTCAAACCCTAAAGACCCATCCACCCCACCTCCCAAAATCACAGCCACAGTCGCCTTCTCTCCCGCCAAACGCGCCCTCCTCTCCTCCCAGCTCGCCGTCTCTTCCTCTCCCAAACCAGCCAAACTCCCCAAACTCTCTCCTCACACCCACAACCCCATACCCGCCGCACCCAATCCCTCCCTCCACCAAAAATTCCTCCAGAAGCTTCTAGAACCCGCCTCCGACGTTCCAGAACCTCCCCCATCCTCCAACCAACCCGCCAAGTTCACGCCTTTGGAGCAGCAGGTGGTGGAATTGAAGAAGCGCCATCCGGATGTTCTTCTGATGGTGGAAGTCGGTTACAAGTACCGGTTTTTCGGCGAAGACGCAGAAATTGCTGCAAGGGTTTTGGGGATTTATGCCCACATGGATCACAATTTCTTGACCGCAAGCGTCCCAACTTTCCGGCTGAATGTCCACGTCAGGAGGCTGGTGAGTGCCGGGTATAAGGTCGGCGTGGTGAAGCAGACCGAAACCGCCGCCATTAAGGCACATGGGTCGAACCGGGCTGGTCCATTTGACCGTGGATTGTCGGCATTATACACGAAGGCGACTCTGGAGGCGGCGGAGGATGTGGGGGGAAAAGAGGAGGGCTGTGGTGGGGATTGTAATTATTTGGCTTGTGTTGTGGACAAGAGCGTTTCAGTGGAAAATGTGGATGGTGGAGTTGAGAGCGGTGTGGAAGTGAAAATTGGAATTGTGGCAGTGGAGGTTTCGACGGGTGACGTTGTCTATGGAGAGTTTGATGATAATTTTATGAGGAGTGGGCTTGAGGCTGTGGTTTTGAGCTTGTCGCCTGCTGAGTTGCTTCTTGGGAAGCCACTCTCCAAACAAACAGAGAAG ATGTTACTTGCTTTTTCTGGACCAGCTTCAAATGTCCGCGTGGAGCGTGTCTCACGAGATTGCTTCAAGGACAGTGTTGCTTTCACCGAAGTAATGTCTTTATATGAAAACATGGAGGGTGGTGATTTAACAGATCATCCAAAGATAAATACAGATGTGAAAGAACAGAGTAATAAGCACTTGGGAATTGAG GGAATCATGAACATGCCAAATATGGCAGTCCAAGCATTGGCCCTGACTATTCATCATCTGAAACAATTTGGTTTGGAAAGGATCCTGCACCTAGGAGCTTCTTTTAGGCCCCTCTCAAGCAGCATGGAGATGACTCTCTCGGCCAATGCACTTCAGCAATTGGAG GTATTGAAGAACAACGCTGATGGATCCGAGTCTGGCTCCTTGCTGCAGTCTATGAATCATACTCTTACCATATTTGGTTCAAGGCTTCTTAGACACTGG GTATGTCACCCTTTATGTGATCGAACCATGATTTCTGCTCGTCTAGATGCTGTTTCTGAGATTGCAGAATCTATGGGGTCTTCTATATCTCCTCACAATATTGAACAGCTAGATGTGGAAGATTCGTTTGCAACAAATTTGAACCCAGAGCTGACTTATATACTTTCTTCAGTTCTGACGACTTTGGGACGGTCACCTGATATTCAACGTGGGATAACAAGAATCTTTCATCGGACTGCCACTCCACCTGAG TTCATTGCAGTTATTCAAGCTATTTTATATGCTGgaaaacaacttcaacaacTTCAAATTAAAGAAGAGGGAAGCAAAGGAAATGCGATGGGAAAAAGTGTACGCTCTGAGTTGTTGAGGAAGTTGATATTGACTGCTTCATCGTCCACTGTAGTTGGAAAAGCTGCAAAATTGTTGTCTGCCCTCAACAAGGAAGCAGCTGACAAACAGGATCTACTAAACCTAATCGTCTCTGATGGCCAATTTCCTGAT GTTGCTAAAGCAAGGAAGGAGGTTCAATTGGCAAATGAGAAATTGGATTCTCTCATCAGTTTGTACCGGAAACAGCTTGGAATGCGCAAGTTGGAATTCCTTAGCGTGTCTGGAACAACACACTTGATAGAA TTGCCCTTAGATGTAAAGGTGCCCTCAAATTGGGTTAAGATTAATAGTACCAAAAAGACAGTCCGGTATCACCCACCTGATGTCCTGACTGCTTTAGACCATCTAGCCCTTGCAAGTGAGCAACTCACTGTTGTTTGTCGTGCTGCTTGGGATAGCTTTCTAAGTGGTTTTGGTAAATATTATGCCGAGTTCCAAGCTGCTGTTCAAGCACTAGCCAGTTTAGACTGTCTTCATTCACTTGCTGTCCTTTCAAGAAATAAG AACTATGTTCGTCCAGTGTTTGTATATGATGATGAACCGGTCCAGATACACATCTCCTCTGGTCGTCATCCG GTTTTGGAGACTATATTACAAGACAATTTTGTTCCCAATGATACAGATTTGGAGGCAGACGGGGAGTATTGTCAGATTATTACTGGACCCAATATGGGTGGAAAGAGTTGCTACATTCGCCAAGTTGCTCTCATTGCTATCATGGCTCAG GTTGGTTCCTTTGTTCCAGCATCATCGGCAAAACTGCATGTGCTGGAGAGCATTTTCACTCGAATGGGTGCTTCTGACAGTATCCACCAAGGGAGAAGCACCTTTCTTGAAGAACTGAGCGAGGCTTCACATATACTTCACAATTGTACATCACGCTCATTGGTTATCATCGATGAGCTTGGGAGAGGCACAAGCACACATGATGGTGTGGCTATTGCTTATGCTACATTAAATCATCTACTAGAGCAGAAAAGATGCATGGTTCTATTTGTCACGCACTACCCAAAAATTGCTCATATCAGAACTGAATTCCCAGGCTTAGTGGAGGCGTACCATGTTTCTTATCTGACCTCAAATAGAGATATGGGTTCGACAGGCATTCAATCCGAAAATCAAGATGTCACTTACTTATATAAGCTTGTGCCTGGTGTTTCAGAGAGGAGTTTTGGATTTAAGGTTGCAGAGCTTGCACAG CTACCTTCCTCATGCATCAGACGAGCCACTGTCATGGCTGCTAGGTTGGAGGCAGTAGTAAGCAGCCGAACAAGAAATAGGGATGACAAAAAGTGGTTGCTAAAATCACTGCCAACAGACCAAAAGCAGGAAGAGCAAGATGTAATGCTGGAATCTCCCAAGTGCCTTCGTGCGGGATGGAGCTCGATTTTAGGGGAGATAGATGGTGCCCCGTACGAGAAATTCTTTACGAACTTGAAAACCACATTACTTGATGACAGCGACCCCGTAAAAAGCCTTCAGAACTTGAATCACACAAGAAGTATTGCAAGAGAATTA ATAGATAGCCCTCCCCGGAAGTGA
- the LOC137734727 gene encoding DNA mismatch repair protein MSH3 isoform X2, with protein sequence MGKQKQQVISRFFAPKPKTPDPSSPSSSSFSPSSPPSNPKDPSTPPPKITATVAFSPAKRALLSSQLAVSSSPKPAKLPKLSPHTHNPIPAAPNPSLHQKFLQKLLEPASDVPEPPPSSNQPAKFTPLEQQVVELKKRHPDVLLMVEVGYKYRFFGEDAEIAARVLGIYAHMDHNFLTASVPTFRLNVHVRRLVSAGYKVGVVKQTETAAIKAHGSNRAGPFDRGLSALYTKATLEAAEDVGGKEEGCGGDCNYLACVVDKSVSVENVDGGVESGVEVKIGIVAVEVSTGDVVYGEFDDNFMRSGLEAVVLSLSPAELLLGKPLSKQTEKMLLAFSGPASNVRVERVSRDCFKDSVAFTEVMSLYENMEGGDLTDHPKINTDVKEQSNKHLGIEGIMNMPNMAVQALALTIHHLKQFGLERILHLGASFRPLSSSMEMTLSANALQQLEVLKNNADGSESGSLLQSMNHTLTIFGSRLLRHWVCHPLCDRTMISARLDAVSEIAESMGSSISPHNIEQLDVEDSFATNLNPELTYILSSVLTTLGRSPDIQRGITRIFHRTATPPEFIAVIQAILYAGKQLQQLQIKEEGSKGNAMGKSVRSELLRKLILTASSSTVVGKAAKLLSALNKEAADKQDLLNLIVSDGQFPDVAKARKEVQLANEKLDSLISLYRKQLGMRKLEFLSVSGTTHLIELPLDVKVPSNWVKINSTKKTVRYHPPDVLTALDHLALASEQLTVVCRAAWDSFLSGFGKYYAEFQAAVQALASLDCLHSLAVLSRNKNYVRPVFVYDDEPVQIHISSGRHPVLETILQDNFVPNDTDLEADGEYCQIITGPNMGGKSCYIRQVALIAIMAQVGSFVPASSAKLHVLESIFTRMGASDSIHQGRSTFLEELSEASHILHNCTSRSLVIIDELGRGTSTHDGVAIAYATLNHLLEQKRCMVLFVTHYPKIAHIRTEFPGLVEAYHVSYLTSNRDMGSTGIQSENQDVTYLYKLVPGVSERSFGFKVAELAQLPSSCIRRATVMAARLEAVVSSRTRNRDDKKWLLKSLPTDQKQEEQDVMLESPKCLRAGWSSILGEIDGAPYEKFFTNLKTTLLDDSDPVKSLQNLNHTRSIARELVSR encoded by the exons ATGGGAAAGCAAAAGCAACAAGTTATTTCCCGCTTCTTCGctcccaaacccaaaaccccagACCCCTCAtctccttcctcctcctcattTTCTCCCTCATCACCGCCGTCAAACCCTAAAGACCCATCCACCCCACCTCCCAAAATCACAGCCACAGTCGCCTTCTCTCCCGCCAAACGCGCCCTCCTCTCCTCCCAGCTCGCCGTCTCTTCCTCTCCCAAACCAGCCAAACTCCCCAAACTCTCTCCTCACACCCACAACCCCATACCCGCCGCACCCAATCCCTCCCTCCACCAAAAATTCCTCCAGAAGCTTCTAGAACCCGCCTCCGACGTTCCAGAACCTCCCCCATCCTCCAACCAACCCGCCAAGTTCACGCCTTTGGAGCAGCAGGTGGTGGAATTGAAGAAGCGCCATCCGGATGTTCTTCTGATGGTGGAAGTCGGTTACAAGTACCGGTTTTTCGGCGAAGACGCAGAAATTGCTGCAAGGGTTTTGGGGATTTATGCCCACATGGATCACAATTTCTTGACCGCAAGCGTCCCAACTTTCCGGCTGAATGTCCACGTCAGGAGGCTGGTGAGTGCCGGGTATAAGGTCGGCGTGGTGAAGCAGACCGAAACCGCCGCCATTAAGGCACATGGGTCGAACCGGGCTGGTCCATTTGACCGTGGATTGTCGGCATTATACACGAAGGCGACTCTGGAGGCGGCGGAGGATGTGGGGGGAAAAGAGGAGGGCTGTGGTGGGGATTGTAATTATTTGGCTTGTGTTGTGGACAAGAGCGTTTCAGTGGAAAATGTGGATGGTGGAGTTGAGAGCGGTGTGGAAGTGAAAATTGGAATTGTGGCAGTGGAGGTTTCGACGGGTGACGTTGTCTATGGAGAGTTTGATGATAATTTTATGAGGAGTGGGCTTGAGGCTGTGGTTTTGAGCTTGTCGCCTGCTGAGTTGCTTCTTGGGAAGCCACTCTCCAAACAAACAGAGAAG ATGTTACTTGCTTTTTCTGGACCAGCTTCAAATGTCCGCGTGGAGCGTGTCTCACGAGATTGCTTCAAGGACAGTGTTGCTTTCACCGAAGTAATGTCTTTATATGAAAACATGGAGGGTGGTGATTTAACAGATCATCCAAAGATAAATACAGATGTGAAAGAACAGAGTAATAAGCACTTGGGAATTGAG GGAATCATGAACATGCCAAATATGGCAGTCCAAGCATTGGCCCTGACTATTCATCATCTGAAACAATTTGGTTTGGAAAGGATCCTGCACCTAGGAGCTTCTTTTAGGCCCCTCTCAAGCAGCATGGAGATGACTCTCTCGGCCAATGCACTTCAGCAATTGGAG GTATTGAAGAACAACGCTGATGGATCCGAGTCTGGCTCCTTGCTGCAGTCTATGAATCATACTCTTACCATATTTGGTTCAAGGCTTCTTAGACACTGG GTATGTCACCCTTTATGTGATCGAACCATGATTTCTGCTCGTCTAGATGCTGTTTCTGAGATTGCAGAATCTATGGGGTCTTCTATATCTCCTCACAATATTGAACAGCTAGATGTGGAAGATTCGTTTGCAACAAATTTGAACCCAGAGCTGACTTATATACTTTCTTCAGTTCTGACGACTTTGGGACGGTCACCTGATATTCAACGTGGGATAACAAGAATCTTTCATCGGACTGCCACTCCACCTGAG TTCATTGCAGTTATTCAAGCTATTTTATATGCTGgaaaacaacttcaacaacTTCAAATTAAAGAAGAGGGAAGCAAAGGAAATGCGATGGGAAAAAGTGTACGCTCTGAGTTGTTGAGGAAGTTGATATTGACTGCTTCATCGTCCACTGTAGTTGGAAAAGCTGCAAAATTGTTGTCTGCCCTCAACAAGGAAGCAGCTGACAAACAGGATCTACTAAACCTAATCGTCTCTGATGGCCAATTTCCTGAT GTTGCTAAAGCAAGGAAGGAGGTTCAATTGGCAAATGAGAAATTGGATTCTCTCATCAGTTTGTACCGGAAACAGCTTGGAATGCGCAAGTTGGAATTCCTTAGCGTGTCTGGAACAACACACTTGATAGAA TTGCCCTTAGATGTAAAGGTGCCCTCAAATTGGGTTAAGATTAATAGTACCAAAAAGACAGTCCGGTATCACCCACCTGATGTCCTGACTGCTTTAGACCATCTAGCCCTTGCAAGTGAGCAACTCACTGTTGTTTGTCGTGCTGCTTGGGATAGCTTTCTAAGTGGTTTTGGTAAATATTATGCCGAGTTCCAAGCTGCTGTTCAAGCACTAGCCAGTTTAGACTGTCTTCATTCACTTGCTGTCCTTTCAAGAAATAAG AACTATGTTCGTCCAGTGTTTGTATATGATGATGAACCGGTCCAGATACACATCTCCTCTGGTCGTCATCCG GTTTTGGAGACTATATTACAAGACAATTTTGTTCCCAATGATACAGATTTGGAGGCAGACGGGGAGTATTGTCAGATTATTACTGGACCCAATATGGGTGGAAAGAGTTGCTACATTCGCCAAGTTGCTCTCATTGCTATCATGGCTCAG GTTGGTTCCTTTGTTCCAGCATCATCGGCAAAACTGCATGTGCTGGAGAGCATTTTCACTCGAATGGGTGCTTCTGACAGTATCCACCAAGGGAGAAGCACCTTTCTTGAAGAACTGAGCGAGGCTTCACATATACTTCACAATTGTACATCACGCTCATTGGTTATCATCGATGAGCTTGGGAGAGGCACAAGCACACATGATGGTGTGGCTATTGCTTATGCTACATTAAATCATCTACTAGAGCAGAAAAGATGCATGGTTCTATTTGTCACGCACTACCCAAAAATTGCTCATATCAGAACTGAATTCCCAGGCTTAGTGGAGGCGTACCATGTTTCTTATCTGACCTCAAATAGAGATATGGGTTCGACAGGCATTCAATCCGAAAATCAAGATGTCACTTACTTATATAAGCTTGTGCCTGGTGTTTCAGAGAGGAGTTTTGGATTTAAGGTTGCAGAGCTTGCACAG CTACCTTCCTCATGCATCAGACGAGCCACTGTCATGGCTGCTAGGTTGGAGGCAGTAGTAAGCAGCCGAACAAGAAATAGGGATGACAAAAAGTGGTTGCTAAAATCACTGCCAACAGACCAAAAGCAGGAAGAGCAAGATGTAATGCTGGAATCTCCCAAGTGCCTTCGTGCGGGATGGAGCTCGATTTTAGGGGAGATAGATGGTGCCCCGTACGAGAAATTCTTTACGAACTTGAAAACCACATTACTTGATGACAGCGACCCCGTAAAAAGCCTTCAGAACTTGAATCACACAAGAAGTATTGCAAGAGAATTAGTAAGCAG ATAG
- the LOC137733136 gene encoding WD repeat-containing protein RUP2-like, giving the protein MNNFPSGFHFPAQKRISEEERESTEEDKLQQEEGRGSEFNNCDWDFSLSTVVSSTACRGAASNTLGVIEFDPSNTVLATGGIARKIRGYSLKSLLPNYDNQICGSSSSMVDLIDHVDACDYTICTPAKLSSLRWRPGSDGRVLASGDYDGVVTEYDLETKLPIFERDEHGGRRVWSVDYSHSDPVLGASASDDGTLQLWDPRHEGGNCVAIVQPSDARNPVCCVEFDPFGGALLAVGCADRKAYGYDVRKMVSPVLVFDGHRKTVTYVRFLDGRTVVTAGTDGCLKLWDTEDSRAIRTYKGHANCRSFVGLSVWRNGGLIGCGSENNRVFVYDKRWGEPIWVHGFGEVGAGGSNRGGCGEDLGAFVSSVCWRQVGEEQCTLVAGGSDGVLQVFLGRRKSNLVG; this is encoded by the coding sequence ATGAACAACTTCCCCTCAGGATTCCATTTCCCAGCCCAAAAAAGAATttcagaagaagaaagagaaagcaCAGAGGAAGATAAACTACAAcaagaagaaggaagaggatCAGAGTTCAACAATTGTGACTGGGATTTCAGTCTCTCAACAGTTGTGTCCTCCACCGCCTGCCGCGGCGCCGCGTCCAACACCCTTGGCGTAATCGAGTTCGACCCATCAAACACCGTCTTAGCCACCGGCGGAATCGCCAGAAAAATAAGAGGTTACAGCTTGAAATCTCTCTTACCCAATTATGATAATCAAATCTGTGGAAGTTCTAGTAGTATGGTGGATTTGATAGACCACGTCGATGCATGCGACTACACCATTTGCACTCCAGCCAAGCTCAGCAGCCTCCGCTGGCGCCCCGGATCCGACGGCCGGGTCCTGGCCTCCGGCGACTATGATGGCGTCGTCACGGAATACGACCTCGAAACAAAACTACCCATCTTCGAGCGCGACGAGCACGGCGGGCGCAGGGTCTGGAGCGTGGATTATTCGCATTCCGATCCGGTTCTCGGAGCGTCTGCCTCGGACGACGGGACCCTCCAGCTGTGGGACCCGCGCCACGAGGGCGGGAATTGCGTGGCCATTGTGCAGCCCAGCGACGCGCGAAATCCGGTCTGCTGCGTGGAGTTTGATCCCTTCGGCGGGGCGCTTCTGGCCGTTGGATGCGCGGACCGGAAGGCCTACGGCTACGATGTTCGGAAAATGGTGAGCCCGGTATTGGTCTTCGACGGACACAGGAAAACCGTGACGTACGTGCGGTTTCTTGACGGGCGTACGGTGGTAACAGCTGGCACGGACGGGTGTTTGAAGCTGTGGGACACGGAGGATTCGCGGGCGATTCGGACGTACAAGGGGCACGCCAACTGTCGGAGCTTTGTGGGGTTATCGGTGTGGAGAAATGGAGGGCTAATCGGGTGCGGGTCGGAAAATAACCGGGTTTTCGTGTACGATAAGAGGTGGGGCGAGCCCATTTGGGTGCACGGGTTTGGGGAGGTAGGTGCAGGTGGTAGTAATCGCGGCGGGTGCGGTGAGGACTTGGGCGCGTTTGTAAGTAGCGTGTGCTGGCGGCAAGTTGGTGAGGAGCAGTGCACGCTCGTGGCGGGTGGGTCGGACGGGGTTTTGCAGGTCTTTTTGGGAAGGAGGAAGTCCAATCTTGTCGGATAA
- the LOC137733970 gene encoding pre-mRNA cleavage factor Im 25 kDa subunit 2, with protein MVMSAVVNTYPLSSYTFGTKEPKMEKDTSVADRLARMKVNYMKEGMRTSVEAILLVQEHNHPHILLLQIGNTFCKLPGGRLKPGENEIEGLKRKLTSKLGANSPALVPDWQIGECVAIWWRPNFETIMYPYCPPHITKPKECKKLFLVHLSEREYFAVPKNLKLLAVPLFELYDNVQRYGPVISTIPQQLSRFQFNMISS; from the exons atggtGATGTCGGCGGTGGTGAACACGTACCCGCTGTCGAGCTACACGTTCGGGACCAAAGAGCCGAAGATGGAGAAGGACACTTCCGTCGCCGATCGCCTCGCCCGCATGAAAGTCAA TTACATGAAAGAGGGAATGCGGACCAGCGTCGAAGCGATTTTACTG GTACAGGAACATAATCATCCCCACATACTTCTCCTGCAGATTGGAAACACATTCTGCAAACTTCCTGGTGGACGACTGAAGCCAGGGGAGAATG AAATTGAGGGGTTGAAAAGAAAGCTGACCAGCAAGCTTGGTGCTAATTCACCTGCCCTTGTGCCAGATTGGCAG ATAGGAGAGTGCGTGGCTATCTGGTGGAGGCCAAACTTTGAAACCATAATGTACCCATATTGCCCTCCTCACATAACAAAACCCAAG GAGTGTAAGAAGCTTTTCCTTGTTCATTTATCTGAGAGGGAGTACTTTGCTGTCCCCAAAAACCTAAAACTTCTTGCTGTTCCATTGTTTGAGCTCTATGATAACGTTCAG AGATATGGGCCTGTTATATCTACAATCCCACAGCAGCTATCCAGATTCCAGTTTAACATGATCAGTTCATGA